Proteins encoded in a region of the Ruegeria sp. AD91A genome:
- the speB gene encoding agmatinase — protein sequence MPYELKPGDVALMGIPLDLHSSFLQGPAFAPGRIREALHSGAANLTAEDGTDLGASAQFRDTGDLGVFEMRGQEPIDRIEAEAAKRIATGARLLSLGGDHSVAYPLIKAHADRYEGLNILHIDSHPDLYETQDIGPLGHGCPFARVMENCPVKRLVQVGIRTMNAHQREQADRFGVEVIDMRSWSPDLQIAFDGPVYLSLDLDALDPAFAPGVSHHEPGGLSTREVIDLIHRFKGQLVGADIVELNPHRDPYGMTAMVAAKFVKEIGARLLNG from the coding sequence ATGCCGTACGAACTGAAGCCGGGAGATGTCGCTTTGATGGGCATTCCTCTGGATCTGCATTCCTCGTTCCTGCAAGGGCCGGCATTCGCCCCCGGACGCATCCGCGAGGCGCTGCATTCCGGCGCGGCCAACCTGACGGCCGAGGATGGCACTGATCTGGGTGCAAGCGCCCAATTCCGGGATACCGGCGATCTGGGTGTTTTTGAGATGCGCGGGCAGGAACCGATTGACCGGATCGAGGCCGAAGCGGCGAAGCGGATCGCAACCGGCGCACGCCTGTTGTCACTGGGCGGTGACCATTCCGTGGCCTATCCGCTGATCAAGGCCCATGCAGACCGGTACGAAGGGCTGAATATCCTGCATATCGACAGCCACCCTGATCTGTACGAAACGCAGGATATCGGACCGCTCGGCCATGGCTGCCCCTTTGCCCGCGTGATGGAGAACTGCCCGGTCAAGCGTCTGGTGCAGGTCGGCATCCGCACCATGAACGCGCATCAGCGTGAACAGGCCGACAGGTTCGGCGTCGAGGTGATCGACATGCGCAGCTGGAGCCCCGATTTGCAGATTGCCTTCGATGGCCCCGTCTACCTGTCACTGGATCTGGATGCGTTGGACCCGGCCTTTGCCCCCGGCGTCTCGCACCATGAGCCAGGCGGGCTGAGCACGCGCGAGGTTATCGACCTGATCCATCGGTTCAAAGGTCAGCTGGTCGGTGCAGATATTGTCGAGCTTAACCCGCATCGCGACCCCTATGGCATGACGGCGATGGTGGCCGCGAAGTTCGTCAAGGAAATCGGCGCGCGCTTGTTGAACGGCTAA